One stretch of Oncorhynchus masou masou isolate Uvic2021 chromosome 9, UVic_Omas_1.1, whole genome shotgun sequence DNA includes these proteins:
- the LOC135545085 gene encoding coatomer subunit beta'-like, with the protein MAGMLLGRAPAWSKYSKTSSRRSLLNQTLGQKLVCIATVESFFMLRYLAEKVATAQETEEGVTEDGIDDFFEVLCEIQEVVKTGLWVGDCFIYTSSVNKLNYYVGGAIVTIAHLDRTMYLLRLVLYPCLRVTVTVSGDFGMADRVQPTIPKEMRTRVADFLEKQGFRRQALTVSTDSEHRFELALHLGELKIAYQLAVEAESEQKWKQLAELATTKCQFVLAQECLHHAQDYGGLLLLATASGNTTMVGKLTEGGERWLSSPISSRRSCIIAGRDGESHRAVLNWPTGGLPGRRLPQVEARRRVPSSHS; encoded by the exons ATGGCAGGTATGCTACTCGGGAGAGCACCAGCATGGTCAAAATATTCAAAAACTTCAAGCAGAAGAAGTCTTTTAAACCAGACTCTGGGGCAGAAG CTGGTGTGTATTGCCACGGTGGAGTCTTTCTTTATGCTGCGCTACCTGGCTGAGAAAGTGGCAACAGCACAGGAGACCGAGGAGGGAGTCACCGAGGACGGGATAGATGACTTCTTCGAG gTGCTGTGTGAGATTCAGGAGGTGGTAAAGACTGGTCTGTGGGTGGGAGACTGTTTCatctacaccagctctgtcaacaAACTCAACTACTACGTGGGAGGAGCGATCGTCACCATCGCCCACCTGGACAG aACTATGTACCTGTTGCGACTGGTGTTGTATCCCTGTCTGAGGGTGACCGTGACTGTATCTGG GGACTTTGGGATGGCCGACAGGGTCCAACCCACCATCCCTAAAGAGATGAGGACCAGGGTCGCCGACTTCCTAGAGAAACAG GGTTTCAGGCGGCAGGCCCTGACTGTGTCAACAGACTCAGAACACAGGTTTGAGTTGGCTCTGCATCTAGGAGAACTGAAGATCGCCTACCAGCTGGCTGTGGAGGCCGAG TCAGAGCAGAAGTGGAAGCAGTTGGCAGAGCTGGCCACCACTAAGTGCCAGTTTGTCCTGGCCCAGGAGTGTCTGCACCATGCCCAGGACTATGGGGGGCTACTGCTGCTGGCCACAGCCTCGGGCAACACCACCATGGTGGGCAAGctgacagaggggggagagagatggcttTCCTCACCTATTTCCTCCAGGCGAA GCTGTATCATAGCTGGCCGTGatggggagtcccatagggcggtgctcAATTGGCCTACAGGAGGCCTTCCTGGCCGAAGACTACCTCAGGTTGAGGCCCGCCGCAGAGTACCCTCATCACA TTCCTGA